Proteins co-encoded in one Moritella sp. F3 genomic window:
- a CDS encoding luciferase family protein codes for MKQPYILPIRAGQKPVTGDMPPHLQFSDQSPKALWKELCDWAFSVFPLSREEATMISIPTSRALWLDESIKTLPHDAFMPPRGSREFAHVHKDGSMHLCVSQDFADEVYAKKWGEPHPYKHLGVNEILVFAPRNTEELEVVKSTLKAAYYYATGDAL; via the coding sequence ATGAAACAACCCTATATATTACCGATACGAGCAGGACAGAAACCCGTGACTGGCGATATGCCTCCGCATTTACAGTTTTCAGACCAAAGTCCAAAAGCTCTCTGGAAAGAGCTGTGTGACTGGGCATTTTCGGTATTTCCATTATCTCGTGAAGAAGCTACGATGATATCGATCCCCACTTCACGTGCTTTATGGCTTGATGAGAGCATTAAAACATTACCTCATGACGCCTTTATGCCACCAAGAGGGAGTAGAGAATTTGCTCATGTTCATAAAGATGGCAGTATGCATTTATGTGTATCTCAAGATTTTGCTGATGAAGTTTATGCTAAAAAATGGGGTGAGCCACATCCATATAAGCATCTAGGTGTAAACGAAATATTAGTATTCGCACCAAGAAATACTGAAGAACTTGAAGTTGTTAAATCGACACTTAAAGCAGCTTACTATTATGCCACTGGTGACGCTTTATAA
- a CDS encoding S8 family serine peptidase — MKNKLNKKNKLLNSMAIATAIATLGISYANAFPQFDELDLPMKYIVKFKDTDADAPSMMGLNPVWGAKLLQESVLEQVNAKKVEKLGSKPLYSVEIEPQALADLQLNSEIEYVEFDPPRFLLSESIPWGQGAINAAGLNDSNTGNRTICIIDSGYDLTHNDLSGNQVSGTNDSGTGNWNAPGNHNAHGTHVAGTIAAIANGDGVVGVMPNQNVNLHIVKVFNESGWGYSSSLVKAIDTCAQNGANVVNMSLGGSQSSRTERDALQELSDNGVLLIAAAGNSGNTAHSYPASYDSVMSIAAVDNQNNHAAFSQATDQVEVAAPGVAILSTVTVGEGVLSDIVINGQRYFDRGIVPHNRKTLDGTGNYQSSPVAGSYTGKLARCDISDNSYNCGDMAGKVCLTERIENQRTGYRPEIDPVKACHSAGAQAAIIYSNDALSGLQNPFVLDDNNTYPIVSVSVDRALGLELSAILEQDVTVSTTTGEDYQYYNGTSMATPHAVGVAGLVWSYHPQCSAAQIRSALKASATDIDVVGRDNRTGYGLINATAANDYLDVSCDGPEGGNNNDDMKLENGIEKSPISGGRRSSTLYNIDVPANATALTFTMAGGSGDADLYVLFNGSPTTNNYDCRSWTEGNSEVCSIDNVQAGQYQVLVYGYKKYDGASLTATYKNANGATDYANSTRVVIPDNSSFGVVSNIDVKRIGDAGIVNIQIDIKHSYIGDLKVTLTSPTGFKAILHNNSGGSDRNLNTTYDVDFSGYESKGLWQLKIVDTSSQDTGSLEGWGLNFQ, encoded by the coding sequence ATGAAAAACAAACTCAATAAAAAAAATAAATTATTAAACTCGATGGCAATAGCGACAGCTATTGCAACCTTAGGAATTAGCTATGCAAATGCTTTTCCTCAGTTTGATGAACTCGATTTACCGATGAAATACATCGTTAAATTCAAAGATACCGACGCTGATGCACCTTCTATGATGGGACTCAATCCAGTTTGGGGCGCCAAGCTACTTCAAGAATCAGTTCTCGAACAAGTAAACGCTAAAAAAGTGGAGAAACTCGGAAGTAAGCCGCTTTATAGTGTCGAGATTGAACCACAAGCACTTGCGGATTTACAGCTCAACTCTGAAATTGAATATGTAGAATTCGACCCACCACGTTTCTTACTAAGTGAGTCCATTCCTTGGGGACAAGGAGCGATTAATGCAGCGGGCTTAAACGATAGTAATACCGGAAATCGGACTATTTGTATTATCGATTCTGGTTACGACCTTACTCACAACGACCTTAGTGGCAATCAGGTCTCAGGCACCAATGATAGCGGCACAGGTAATTGGAACGCGCCAGGTAATCATAATGCTCATGGCACTCATGTGGCAGGTACGATAGCTGCGATAGCCAATGGTGACGGTGTTGTGGGTGTAATGCCAAATCAAAATGTAAACTTACATATTGTGAAAGTATTCAATGAATCTGGTTGGGGTTATTCATCTAGCCTAGTCAAAGCAATTGATACCTGTGCGCAGAACGGCGCCAATGTCGTCAATATGAGCTTAGGCGGCAGTCAATCGAGTCGAACTGAACGTGATGCGCTGCAAGAACTATCTGATAATGGTGTCCTACTTATTGCCGCTGCTGGCAATTCTGGAAACACCGCACACAGTTATCCTGCTTCATACGATTCTGTTATGTCAATTGCAGCGGTAGATAATCAAAACAACCACGCCGCATTCTCCCAAGCCACTGATCAAGTTGAAGTGGCAGCACCAGGGGTTGCAATTCTATCAACAGTCACCGTTGGTGAAGGTGTACTGTCTGATATTGTGATTAATGGTCAACGCTATTTTGACCGTGGCATTGTTCCGCACAACCGCAAAACGCTTGATGGCACTGGCAATTATCAGTCGAGTCCTGTTGCTGGTTCTTATACAGGGAAACTCGCACGCTGCGATATTTCAGACAACAGTTATAACTGTGGTGACATGGCAGGGAAAGTTTGTCTAACTGAGCGTATTGAGAATCAACGTACTGGTTATCGACCAGAAATTGATCCTGTAAAAGCTTGTCATAGCGCAGGCGCCCAAGCCGCTATAATCTATAGTAATGATGCCTTATCTGGTCTGCAAAACCCGTTTGTATTAGATGACAACAATACTTATCCAATCGTTTCGGTTTCAGTTGATAGAGCCCTTGGCCTTGAACTATCAGCAATACTAGAACAAGACGTCACAGTGTCCACAACGACAGGTGAAGACTATCAATATTATAATGGGACCTCTATGGCGACACCACATGCAGTAGGTGTCGCGGGTCTTGTTTGGAGCTATCATCCTCAATGTAGTGCTGCACAGATTCGCTCTGCATTAAAAGCTTCAGCAACAGATATCGATGTTGTAGGTCGAGACAACAGAACCGGCTATGGATTGATTAATGCAACAGCGGCCAATGACTATCTAGATGTAAGTTGTGATGGCCCTGAGGGAGGTAATAATAACGATGACATGAAGTTGGAAAACGGCATAGAAAAATCGCCAATTTCAGGTGGCCGTCGTTCAAGTACTCTTTATAATATTGACGTTCCTGCTAATGCAACTGCATTAACGTTCACCATGGCTGGAGGCTCTGGTGATGCAGACCTTTACGTGTTGTTTAACGGTTCGCCAACAACAAATAATTATGATTGCCGATCTTGGACTGAAGGTAATAGTGAAGTTTGTAGTATTGATAACGTTCAAGCAGGCCAATACCAAGTGCTTGTCTATGGCTATAAAAAGTACGATGGTGCGTCACTGACCGCTACTTATAAAAATGCTAACGGTGCAACAGATTATGCCAATAGTACAAGAGTCGTTATCCCAGATAATTCATCTTTCGGCGTAGTCAGTAACATCGATGTTAAACGTATTGGTGATGCAGGAATAGTCAATATTCAGATCGATATCAAACACAGCTACATTGGTGATTTAAAAGTAACATTGACATCACCAACAGGCTTCAAGGCTATACTGCACAATAATAGCGGTGGTTCAGATAGAAATCTAAATACAACTTATGATGTTGACTTCTCAGGCTATGAATCAAAGGGTCTTTGGCAATTAAAGATCGTCGATACGAGCAGTCAAGATACAGGGAGCCTAGAAGGCTGGGGATTAAACTTCCAATAA